In Trichocoleus desertorum NBK24, the following are encoded in one genomic region:
- a CDS encoding AMP-binding protein codes for MENHIATELLPQINQLLSTLSPIECWQYFTQHLLKTTHPWALHQLLYTQTFADWDTAQGPPPAWFPTPEQIRSTNIAALMREQAIATYPELHAWSCQHRDEFWHVMIQRLGIRLQQNYTQILDLSQGVESPQWLVDARFNIVESCFRASDNAIAIIYQPEGGSLAKVTYGELHALANRVSNGLVELGLQPGDAIAVVLPMTVEAVAIYLGIVQAGCVVVSIADSFAAPEIAIRLKITQAKVVFTQGSILRAGKQLPLYPKVIEAQTPQAIVFVASNLAAPDTRLRSGDLTWQDFLGDQEQFQPVVMAPSAHTNILFSSGTTGKPKAIPWTQTTPIKCAVDGHLHQDIHVGDVVAWPTSLGWMMGPWLIYASLINQAAIALYYGSPTTREFGQFIQDARVTMLGVVPSLVTAWKITDCMRGLDWSVIKAFSSTGECSNPQDMLFLMSLAGYKPIVEYCGGTEIGGGYITGTLVQPCAPATFTTPALGLDIAVLDIEGQLANKGEAFIIPPSIGLSTELLNRDHHQVYFADTPRLAVGQEPRARIQKPVADSQNSSPFHPTGTLSANIFPPSFLLHLRRHGDRLERLSNGYYRAQGRADDAMNLGGIKVSSTEIEQVLNAVEDVCETAAIAISPYEGGPSQLIVYVVLSPNRSKTKEELKTALQTAIAQNLNPLFKIHDVVMVNTLPRTASNKVMRRVLRDQCQDVAPIGLATQQND; via the coding sequence ATGGAAAACCACATTGCAACTGAACTTTTGCCTCAGATCAATCAGTTGCTTTCTACTTTGTCCCCCATTGAGTGTTGGCAATATTTCACACAACATCTTCTGAAAACGACACATCCTTGGGCGTTACATCAACTCCTCTACACCCAGACTTTTGCTGACTGGGATACGGCTCAGGGGCCTCCTCCTGCCTGGTTTCCTACACCTGAGCAAATACGATCTACAAATATTGCAGCTTTGATGCGAGAACAGGCGATCGCCACCTATCCAGAACTACACGCTTGGTCATGTCAGCATCGAGATGAATTTTGGCATGTGATGATCCAACGCTTGGGAATTCGCCTACAGCAGAACTATACACAGATTTTGGATCTATCTCAGGGAGTTGAATCACCTCAATGGCTAGTTGATGCTCGGTTCAATATTGTAGAAAGCTGTTTTCGAGCCTCTGATAATGCTATTGCGATCATCTATCAACCAGAGGGAGGTTCACTTGCAAAAGTAACTTATGGAGAACTTCATGCGCTAGCGAATCGAGTTTCTAATGGTTTAGTGGAGCTTGGTTTACAGCCAGGAGATGCGATCGCGGTGGTTTTACCGATGACGGTAGAAGCCGTGGCGATTTATTTGGGAATTGTTCAGGCGGGTTGTGTGGTGGTGTCGATTGCAGATAGCTTTGCTGCACCGGAGATTGCGATTCGGTTAAAGATTACGCAAGCAAAAGTAGTCTTTACACAAGGCAGCATTCTTCGGGCAGGAAAACAATTACCTCTCTATCCCAAAGTTATAGAAGCCCAAACTCCACAGGCGATCGTTTTTGTGGCTTCTAACTTGGCTGCTCCTGATACTCGCTTGCGATCAGGAGATTTGACTTGGCAAGATTTTCTCGGTGATCAAGAGCAGTTTCAGCCTGTTGTTATGGCTCCTTCTGCTCACACCAATATCCTGTTTTCTTCTGGGACCACTGGTAAACCCAAGGCTATTCCTTGGACGCAAACAACACCGATTAAATGTGCAGTAGATGGGCATCTTCATCAGGATATTCATGTTGGAGATGTGGTAGCTTGGCCAACCAGCTTGGGCTGGATGATGGGGCCGTGGCTGATCTATGCCAGTTTGATTAACCAGGCAGCGATCGCGCTGTACTATGGCTCTCCGACAACAAGAGAATTTGGTCAATTTATTCAGGATGCTCGTGTGACTATGCTCGGTGTTGTGCCCAGTTTAGTCACAGCTTGGAAGATCACTGACTGTATGAGAGGACTGGACTGGAGCGTGATTAAAGCTTTTAGCTCTACAGGTGAGTGCTCCAATCCACAAGATATGTTGTTTCTTATGTCTCTAGCAGGTTATAAACCTATCGTGGAGTACTGTGGTGGCACTGAGATTGGTGGAGGATACATCACTGGAACCCTAGTTCAACCTTGTGCTCCTGCTACTTTTACTACCCCTGCCCTCGGTCTTGATATTGCTGTTCTAGATATAGAAGGACAACTCGCAAACAAAGGTGAGGCTTTTATCATCCCTCCATCTATTGGTCTTTCTACTGAGTTACTCAATCGAGATCACCATCAAGTGTATTTTGCTGATACACCTCGTCTAGCTGTGGGTCAGGAACCAAGAGCCAGAATTCAGAAGCCAGTAGCTGATAGCCAAAATAGTTCTCCATTCCACCCTACGGGAACGCTTTCAGCGAACATTTTTCCTCCTTCCTTTCTTCTCCATCTTCGTCGTCATGGCGATCGCCTAGAGCGTCTATCTAATGGCTACTATCGAGCGCAAGGACGAGCCGATGATGCGATGAATCTGGGCGGAATTAAGGTAAGTTCCACAGAAATTGAACAAGTGCTGAATGCCGTTGAGGATGTCTGCGAGACAGCGGCGATCGCGATTTCTCCTTATGAAGGGGGGCCGAGCCAGTTGATTGTTTATGTAGTGCTTTCCCCAAACCGCTCAAAAACCAAAGAGGAGCTGAAAACGGCTCTGCAAACCGCGATCGCCCAGAATCTCAACCCTCTTTTCAAAATCCATGATGTGGTCATGGTGAACACTCTACCACGCACAGCTTCCAACAAGGTGATGCGACGGGTGCTGCGTGATCAATGTCAAGATGTGGCTCCCATTGGGCTTGCCACTCAACAAAACGATTAA
- a CDS encoding 2OG-Fe(II) oxygenase, translated as MSTEKQLALNLNPTAIAQLPNFRNLVEAAIETLRTLLTSEQLSVHERASLALKILEIDQQQTHSHTSTTNCNSLEQLHLSEAWKQWIVENKLRQVPDHVLVETMVREGIDAIVATQAVRGSLVEKPLPLESEPLQSLHHLAQLSSYFDAVEPNNQISTASNSHVVSQIFQLENFLTAEENSQLLRYALEQEAAFVPTSTATNAIAYRRSLVLHDFPEFSQLIKERVQAVLPRVLEQLNIPAFLITQIEAQLTAHGDGNYYKIHNDNGSSDAATRELTYVYYFCQQPQPFSGGELRIYDSRIEQSRYIKADSFQTVEPRNNSIVFFLSRYMHEVLPTHCPSKAFADSRFTINGWLRR; from the coding sequence ATGTCTACAGAAAAGCAGCTAGCACTCAATCTTAATCCCACGGCGATCGCTCAATTACCAAACTTTCGGAATTTGGTAGAAGCAGCCATAGAAACATTGCGAACCTTATTAACCAGTGAGCAATTATCTGTGCACGAGCGAGCGAGTCTAGCTCTCAAGATTTTGGAGATTGATCAACAGCAGACGCACTCACACACATCAACAACCAACTGCAACAGTTTAGAGCAACTGCATCTCTCTGAAGCCTGGAAACAGTGGATCGTTGAGAATAAACTGCGTCAAGTTCCCGACCATGTTTTGGTTGAGACAATGGTGCGCGAGGGAATCGATGCGATCGTAGCTACTCAAGCTGTTAGAGGCAGCTTAGTCGAAAAGCCCTTACCCCTAGAAAGTGAACCTCTACAAAGCTTACATCATCTAGCTCAACTATCTTCCTACTTTGACGCAGTTGAGCCAAACAACCAGATCTCTACAGCTAGTAATTCTCACGTTGTTTCTCAGATTTTTCAGCTTGAGAACTTTCTCACAGCAGAGGAGAACAGCCAACTGCTACGCTACGCTCTAGAACAAGAAGCAGCGTTTGTGCCCACCAGTACTGCAACAAACGCGATCGCTTACCGCCGATCCTTGGTTCTGCATGATTTTCCCGAATTTTCTCAACTGATTAAAGAGCGAGTTCAGGCTGTGTTGCCAAGAGTCTTAGAACAACTGAACATACCAGCCTTTTTGATCACTCAAATTGAAGCGCAACTCACAGCTCACGGAGACGGCAACTACTACAAAATACATAATGATAATGGTAGCTCTGATGCAGCCACACGAGAACTAACCTATGTATACTACTTTTGTCAGCAACCTCAACCATTTTCAGGTGGAGAGTTACGGATTTATGACAGCCGCATTGAACAAAGTCGCTACATAAAAGCTGATTCTTTCCAAACTGTAGAGCCACGTAACAATAGCATTGTATTTTTTCTCAGCCGTTATATGCATGAGGTGTTGCCTACCCATTGCCCCTCAAAAGCCTTTGCGGATAGCCGCTTTACAATTAATGGTTGGCTCCGTCGCTAG
- a CDS encoding homogentisate 1,2-dioxygenase, protein MSYYYKLGTVPHKRHTQFRQPDGSLYHEELISVQGFSGVQSLLYHLRPPTQVYKVLSHQDTQISYEESSALRHRHLRTATVAAGGDAIAARIPLLANADVCISVARPTEPMAYWYRFAHGDEVIFIHQGTGIFESQYGLLAYRPGDYLVIPTGVLWRILPDGGSEQRMLAIEAQGHIEPPQRYLNRYGQFLEHAPYCERDIRPPQDLVAHDEAGEFEVQIKAHGCMTHYLYHYHPLDVVGWDGHLYPYALNIEDFEPITGRVHQPPPVHQTFAAAGFVICSFVPRLFDYHPLAIPAPYNHSNVDSDEVLYYAAGNFMSRRGIEEASITVHPSGIPHGPHPGMYEGSIGKEHTDELAVMIDTFRPLKLTAQATHLEDPNYLYSWSA, encoded by the coding sequence ATGAGCTACTACTACAAACTAGGCACAGTTCCCCACAAACGCCACACGCAGTTCCGTCAACCGGATGGTTCGCTGTATCACGAGGAGTTGATCAGTGTTCAAGGGTTTTCGGGGGTGCAATCTTTGTTGTATCACTTGCGGCCACCCACTCAGGTTTATAAGGTGTTGTCTCATCAAGACACCCAGATTTCCTATGAAGAGTCTAGTGCTTTGCGGCATCGCCACTTACGCACCGCAACGGTTGCCGCAGGAGGAGATGCGATCGCGGCCCGAATTCCTTTGCTGGCAAATGCTGATGTCTGTATCTCGGTGGCTCGACCGACAGAGCCGATGGCTTACTGGTACCGCTTCGCTCATGGAGATGAAGTCATCTTTATTCACCAGGGTACAGGGATATTTGAGAGTCAGTATGGTCTGCTAGCTTATCGACCGGGGGATTATTTAGTGATTCCGACGGGAGTGCTGTGGCGGATTCTGCCAGATGGGGGGAGTGAGCAACGAATGCTAGCGATCGAAGCTCAGGGGCATATTGAGCCACCCCAACGCTATCTCAACCGCTACGGGCAGTTTCTAGAACATGCGCCTTACTGTGAACGGGATATTCGCCCACCGCAGGATTTAGTTGCCCATGATGAAGCAGGTGAGTTTGAAGTCCAGATTAAAGCACATGGTTGTATGACGCATTATCTTTATCACTATCATCCGTTAGATGTGGTGGGCTGGGATGGTCATCTGTATCCCTATGCTTTGAATATTGAAGATTTTGAGCCGATTACGGGACGGGTGCATCAACCGCCACCTGTGCATCAAACCTTTGCAGCCGCAGGATTTGTGATTTGTTCTTTTGTGCCACGCCTGTTTGACTATCATCCACTCGCCATTCCCGCACCCTACAATCACTCCAACGTCGATTCAGATGAGGTGCTTTACTACGCTGCGGGCAACTTTATGTCACGTCGAGGGATTGAGGAAGCGTCTATCACTGTGCATCCCAGCGGCATTCCCCACGGTCCTCACCCAGGGATGTATGAGGGATCGATTGGTAAAGAGCACACCGATGAGCTAGCCGTGATGATTGATACGTTTCGACCCTTGAAGCTCACTGCTCAGGCAACTCATTTAGAAGACCCCAATTATCTCTACAGTTGGAGTGCTTAA
- the hppD gene encoding 4-hydroxyphenylpyruvate dioxygenase, with translation MQDICPIQRFDHLELYVGNAKQAALFYANCFGFTNTAYRGLNTGSRDVTSYVMEQGDIRLVLSSALHPDHAIAQSVLKHGDSVAVIALEVPDAEKAFWEVTSRGAREAIALTEEQDEQGVFRSAAIHIYGDTLIKFVERSHYQGFAPGFVRREDGKHQTGAGLATIDHVVANVEYGAMDRWVQFFQEALGFELLMHFDDQAISTEYSALMSKVMRDRTGKIKLPINEPAYGKRKSQIDEFLEYHHGPGIQHIALSTPNIIETVTQLKRSGVEFLQTPATYYQNLAARVGTLEEPIEQLAQLGILIDRDSEGYLLQIFTQPVQDRPTLFFEIIQRHGAQGFGEGNFKALFEAIEREQALRGNL, from the coding sequence ATGCAGGATATTTGCCCGATTCAACGATTTGATCATTTGGAATTATATGTAGGCAATGCCAAGCAGGCAGCGCTCTTTTATGCCAATTGCTTTGGTTTTACTAATACTGCTTATCGCGGATTAAATACCGGAAGCCGTGATGTGACCTCTTATGTGATGGAGCAAGGAGACATTCGCTTAGTTCTGAGTAGCGCTCTCCATCCAGACCATGCGATCGCCCAGAGTGTGCTGAAACACGGAGATAGTGTAGCCGTGATTGCTCTAGAAGTACCCGATGCAGAAAAAGCCTTCTGGGAAGTAACTTCTCGTGGAGCCAGAGAAGCGATCGCGCTAACTGAGGAGCAAGATGAGCAAGGCGTATTTCGCTCCGCCGCTATTCATATCTACGGAGATACGCTGATTAAGTTTGTGGAGCGTAGTCATTACCAAGGGTTTGCCCCTGGTTTTGTTAGGCGTGAGGATGGTAAGCATCAGACTGGCGCAGGACTCGCCACCATTGATCATGTGGTTGCCAACGTCGAATATGGAGCGATGGATCGTTGGGTGCAATTCTTCCAGGAGGCGCTGGGCTTTGAGCTATTGATGCACTTTGATGACCAAGCAATTTCTACAGAATATTCTGCCTTGATGTCGAAAGTGATGCGCGATCGCACAGGCAAAATTAAGCTACCAATCAATGAACCCGCCTACGGCAAACGCAAATCGCAGATTGACGAGTTTCTAGAATATCATCATGGCCCCGGTATTCAGCATATCGCCCTCTCCACGCCCAACATCATTGAGACAGTCACCCAACTCAAGCGTTCTGGAGTTGAGTTTCTACAAACTCCTGCCACCTACTACCAAAACCTAGCGGCTCGTGTCGGCACTTTAGAAGAACCCATTGAGCAACTGGCTCAGCTAGGCATCTTGATCGATCGCGACTCGGAAGGTTATCTCCTCCAAATCTTCACCCAACCTGTCCAAGACCGCCCCACTCTATTTTTTGAAATCATCCAGCGCCACGGAGCCCAAGGTTTTGGGGAAGGCAACTTTAAAGCACTGTTTGAAGCGATCGAACGAGAACAGGCATTGAGGGGAAATCTTTGA
- a CDS encoding ATP-binding protein, protein MKMRKSNIQALPLQLVLIVPFVLQIFGAVGLVGYLSFKNGQKAVNELADQLMERTSSSVDQHLDAYLSIPHKVLQINADAIQMGLLDVRDRQTVAKFFWRQMQAYDLSYIGIGLTTGEGAGAARYDGKTVTVDDWTAQPANNLSTYATDDKGNRTKVTTVYTWNNFKETWYTEPIAAKKPIWSRIYTWNYPNHPYVVASAGRPIYDAQDRLLGIVAVDIHLLKLSEFLRQSDVSRSGQVFILDRNGTLIANSAPEQPFTVVKDEIKRIQAIASPNPVVQGITQQLQQKFGNFRSITTAEKIKLNLQGETQYVQVAPWRDSYGLDWLVVVSVPENAFMAQINANTHTTIWLCLGALIGASVLGIFTSRWITRPILRLSSASEGMAAGNLDQTVEESKIQELNTLANSFNYMVSQLRESFTALAQSNEELENRVEVRTVELKTTLSELQRTQAQVVQSEKMSSLGQLVAGVAHEINNPINFIHGNLVHVQDYTQDLLGFVHLYQEHYPDPEPDIQAEAEEIDLEFMQEDLPKMLASMKVGSDRIRQIVLSLRNFSRMDESEIKPVNLHEGLDSTLMILQHRLKARPERPEIEVIKEYAQLPLVECYAGQLNQVFMNILVNAIDALEDCNAKRPYSDPAQEMQSQPRQITIRTAVIDEQWVEVAIADNGPGMSKEIQRQIFNPFFTTKPVGKGTGMGMSISYQIITEKHRGKLACFSHLGQGTEFVIQIPRKCQR, encoded by the coding sequence ATGAAGATGCGGAAATCCAATATTCAAGCACTTCCCTTGCAGCTAGTGCTCATTGTTCCCTTCGTTTTACAAATTTTTGGGGCAGTCGGCTTAGTCGGTTATCTGTCATTTAAGAATGGTCAAAAAGCGGTCAACGAGCTAGCTGATCAGCTCATGGAGCGAACTAGCAGTTCCGTTGATCAACATTTGGATGCCTATTTATCTATCCCGCATAAGGTGCTTCAAATTAATGCAGATGCGATCCAGATGGGATTGCTTGATGTGCGCGATCGCCAAACGGTCGCCAAGTTCTTCTGGCGGCAAATGCAAGCTTACGACCTCAGCTACATTGGTATTGGCTTGACTACAGGCGAGGGAGCAGGGGCAGCCCGTTACGATGGCAAAACCGTCACAGTGGATGACTGGACTGCCCAACCTGCCAACAATCTTTCTACCTATGCCACAGATGACAAGGGTAATCGAACTAAAGTTACAACTGTTTATACCTGGAATAACTTTAAAGAAACTTGGTATACCGAGCCAATTGCTGCCAAGAAACCAATTTGGTCTCGCATCTACACTTGGAACTATCCCAACCATCCCTACGTGGTGGCTTCAGCAGGGAGACCCATCTACGATGCCCAAGATCGCCTTTTAGGAATTGTTGCAGTTGATATTCATCTGCTGAAGCTAAGTGAGTTTCTCCGGCAGTCGGATGTCAGCCGCTCTGGTCAGGTGTTTATTCTAGACCGCAACGGCACCTTGATTGCCAATTCAGCTCCTGAGCAGCCTTTCACCGTCGTTAAGGACGAAATTAAGCGCATCCAGGCGATCGCTAGCCCCAATCCAGTAGTGCAAGGAATCACCCAACAACTCCAACAAAAATTTGGTAACTTTCGCAGTATTACAACCGCTGAGAAAATTAAGCTGAACTTACAGGGAGAGACGCAGTATGTACAAGTTGCTCCTTGGCGTGACTCGTACGGCCTAGACTGGCTAGTGGTGGTAAGCGTGCCAGAGAATGCCTTCATGGCCCAAATTAATGCCAATACTCACACCACTATTTGGCTGTGCTTGGGCGCTTTGATTGGGGCTTCGGTTCTGGGAATTTTCACCTCTCGTTGGATTACCCGTCCCATTCTGCGGCTCAGCAGCGCTAGTGAAGGCATGGCGGCAGGCAACTTAGACCAGACCGTAGAAGAAAGTAAAATTCAAGAACTGAATACCCTGGCTAACTCTTTCAACTACATGGTGAGCCAACTGCGCGAATCCTTCACAGCTCTTGCCCAAAGCAATGAGGAATTGGAGAACCGAGTTGAAGTTCGTACTGTTGAACTCAAAACTACTTTGAGTGAGTTGCAACGCACCCAAGCCCAAGTAGTGCAAAGTGAAAAGATGTCGAGCCTAGGGCAACTCGTGGCAGGGGTGGCTCACGAAATCAACAACCCAATCAACTTTATTCATGGCAACTTGGTTCATGTCCAGGACTATACCCAGGACTTACTAGGGTTCGTGCACCTGTATCAGGAACATTACCCCGACCCTGAACCCGATATTCAAGCCGAGGCTGAAGAGATTGATCTAGAGTTCATGCAGGAAGACTTACCCAAAATGCTCGCTTCGATGAAAGTGGGCAGCGATCGCATCCGTCAAATTGTGTTGTCGTTGCGAAACTTCTCGCGCATGGATGAATCTGAGATCAAGCCAGTCAACCTGCATGAAGGTCTAGACAGCACCTTGATGATTCTGCAACATCGTCTCAAAGCCCGCCCCGAACGGCCCGAAATTGAAGTGATCAAAGAATATGCTCAGTTACCCCTGGTGGAGTGCTATGCAGGTCAGCTCAATCAAGTCTTTATGAATATCTTGGTGAATGCGATTGACGCGCTAGAAGACTGCAACGCTAAGCGCCCATATTCAGACCCAGCTCAAGAGATGCAATCTCAACCGAGACAGATTACGATCCGGACAGCAGTGATAGACGAACAGTGGGTCGAAGTGGCGATCGCAGACAACGGCCCCGGAATGAGCAAGGAGATCCAGCGACAGATTTTCAATCCATTCTTCACCACCAAGCCCGTCGGCAAGGGTACAGGCATGGGGATGTCGATCAGCTACCAGATTATTACCGAGAAGCATCGCGGGAAATTAGCCTGTTTCTCCCACCTAGGTCAGGGAACCGAGTTTGTGATTCAGATTCCCCGCAAATGCCAAAGGTAG
- a CDS encoding response regulator: protein MLRVLLIDDNQGDRLLAIRELKKTFSDVQVKEVGEANEFAQALELGEFELVITDYQLCWSTGLEILQAVKFRYPHCPVIMFTNSGSEEVAVQGMKQGLSDYVLKGKPLYRLAIAVQESLDKAQLRREYESALQQLKLSEERFRQQAKELEEANQLKDEFLAVLSHELRSPLNPIIGWVQMLRSGKLDAAKVNYALETIERNARLQTQLIEDLLDISRILRGKLHLETAPVDLVPTIEAALENIQLAAEAKQIQITTHLEPRGKFIAGDAARLQQILWNLLSNAIKFTPMGGSVEVCLTYVDLQAQITVKDTGKGINAEFLPYVFEYFRQADSSTTRNFGGLGLGLAIVRHLTEIHGGTAQAASPGEGQGATFTVTFPLLTTTSETTGAIVPVDRASNLQGIKVLVVDDEPDNLELATFLLEDVGATVMAVLSARAALALLPEFQPDVLVSDIGLPEMDGYALLQAVKALTSELGKTLPAIALTAYAGEVNQQQAIAAGFQVHLSKPIDPVELIVAIASLVQPNNN, encoded by the coding sequence ATGCTCCGTGTCCTGCTGATTGATGATAATCAGGGCGATCGCCTGCTCGCCATCCGCGAGTTAAAAAAAACATTTTCTGATGTACAGGTCAAAGAGGTAGGCGAGGCCAATGAGTTTGCTCAAGCTCTGGAGTTGGGGGAGTTTGAGCTAGTGATTACAGACTATCAATTGTGCTGGAGTACTGGCTTAGAGATTCTGCAAGCCGTCAAATTCCGTTATCCTCACTGCCCGGTAATCATGTTTACCAATAGCGGTTCCGAGGAAGTGGCAGTGCAGGGTATGAAGCAGGGGCTGAGTGACTATGTGCTGAAAGGCAAGCCCCTGTATCGTCTGGCGATCGCAGTGCAAGAGAGCCTGGATAAAGCCCAACTCCGCCGCGAGTATGAATCAGCCTTGCAGCAATTGAAACTTTCGGAAGAACGGTTTCGCCAACAAGCTAAAGAACTGGAAGAGGCAAATCAACTCAAAGATGAGTTTTTGGCTGTGCTCTCTCATGAATTGCGATCGCCTCTCAACCCGATTATTGGCTGGGTGCAAATGCTTCGCAGTGGAAAATTAGATGCTGCTAAGGTCAATTATGCTCTAGAGACCATTGAGCGCAACGCTCGGCTTCAGACTCAGTTAATTGAAGATCTCCTCGACATCTCTCGAATTCTGCGCGGCAAACTGCACCTAGAGACCGCTCCGGTAGACTTAGTTCCTACTATTGAGGCAGCCTTAGAGAACATCCAGTTGGCCGCTGAAGCCAAGCAGATACAAATTACTACTCACTTAGAACCTCGTGGCAAATTCATTGCTGGAGATGCGGCCCGTCTCCAACAAATCCTGTGGAATTTGCTCTCCAATGCCATTAAATTCACTCCGATGGGCGGTAGCGTCGAAGTCTGCCTTACCTATGTAGATCTGCAAGCTCAGATTACGGTCAAGGACACAGGCAAAGGGATTAATGCCGAATTTTTGCCCTATGTATTTGAATACTTTCGTCAAGCCGACAGCTCTACCACGCGCAACTTTGGGGGTTTAGGGTTGGGGTTGGCGATCGTACGACACTTAACCGAAATCCACGGGGGAACCGCGCAGGCAGCCAGCCCCGGAGAAGGACAAGGCGCAACTTTTACCGTTACGTTTCCTTTGCTCACGACCACTTCTGAAACTACTGGGGCCATCGTGCCAGTCGATCGCGCCTCGAATTTGCAAGGGATAAAGGTATTGGTCGTAGATGACGAGCCAGACAACCTCGAACTGGCGACCTTTTTGCTAGAAGATGTGGGCGCAACAGTTATGGCAGTGCTTTCAGCGCGAGCCGCCTTAGCGTTGTTGCCAGAATTTCAGCCTGATGTTCTGGTTAGCGATATTGGTTTACCCGAAATGGATGGATATGCCTTGCTGCAAGCGGTCAAAGCTCTTACCTCTGAACTGGGCAAAACTCTCCCAGCCATTGCCCTTACCGCTTATGCCGGAGAAGTGAATCAGCAACAGGCGATCGCCGCTGGGTTTCAGGTACATCTGTCTAAACCAATTGATCCGGTGGAGTTGATTGTCGCGATCGCTAGCCTTGTGCAACCCAATAACAATTAA